The window GCCAGTCTTCTATCCTTGGTTCTTTATACATTGCGGCAAAGCTACAATAAATCGGTTTAGCCATGCTGCTTTGTTTTTTCGTTTATACGTCGGGAAAATATTCTTAGCTTTGCTTTGAAAATAAAGCCAATGTCTATAAAACTAAAAAATATCAGTAAAGTTTATGGAAAACAGTTAGCTCTAAAAAATGTTTCCATTACTATTAATCAAGGAGAAGTTGTAGGGTTGTTAGGTCCCAATGGAGCCGGAAAATCGACATTAATGAAAATCATTAGTGGTTATTTACCTCCAAGCGAGGGAAAGGCATTTGTTTATGGTTTTGATGTAGAAACTGATGACAAAAAGGTAAAAAGTATAATAGGATATTTACCTGAAAGTAATGCTTTGTATTTGGATATGTATGTCCGCGAGTATTTGCATTTTATAGCGAATTTATATGGGCAGAAAAATATAAAAGAAGAGGTGAATAAGGTTGTTAGTATGTGTGGTTTAAGTCCGGAACAAAATAAAAAAATCGGAGCTCTTTCTAAAGGATATAAACAAAGAGTTGGACTGGCGCAAGCTTTGATTCATAAACCTGATGTCTTAATTCTCGATGAGCCAACAACAGGTTTAGATCCAAACCAGTTGGTTGAAATCAGAAAACTTATCAAGGAAGTAGGAAAAGAAAAAACCGTTTTGCTATCTTCCCATATTATGCAAGAAGTTGAAGCTATTTGTTCTAGGGTAAT is drawn from Bacteroidales bacterium and contains these coding sequences:
- the gldA gene encoding gliding motility-associated ABC transporter ATP-binding subunit GldA, which gives rise to MSIKLKNISKVYGKQLALKNVSITINQGEVVGLLGPNGAGKSTLMKIISGYLPPSEGKAFVYGFDVETDDKKVKSIIGYLPESNALYLDMYVREYLHFIANLYGQKNIKEEVNKVVSMCGLSPEQNKKIGALSKGYKQRVGLAQALIHKPDVLILDEPTTGLDPNQLVEIRKLIKEVGKEKTVLLSSHIMQEVEAICSRVIIINKGEVVADDLTENLSKYINSVEKILLELDEGIDDNELMQLEGVTGVKSIALNTWEIQSEGTADVRQALFGLAVKKGLNIRSLQKVENSLEQIFQELTKEN